A single genomic interval of Helianthus annuus cultivar XRQ/B chromosome 6, HanXRQr2.0-SUNRISE, whole genome shotgun sequence harbors:
- the LOC110864935 gene encoding uncharacterized protein LOC110864935, with translation MSDSNSESINTSMSIDLSSPFYLHPSDRPGLILVSKSFDGTGFGAWKRAMTIALSAKNKLIFVTGELVRPNNSSQIALWNRLNGAKFYQLQKNLGEIVQGNCDIATYFTKLKTIWDELNAISLIPSCTCGSAHLIAKRDEDQRLMQFLMGLNSCYDTVRGNILMMQPLPTINQAYALVIQDEKQREIHAVSMFPSESASMNVNSHIPSNQYGRNDNKKSVICSNCKKNGHHASKCYRLIGFPKDFKFTKSRRGAANMVGDEKDMSAQESTNPFISNFSQENATTGPSITTQQYHDLMQLLQRTQVNKESNTQPTSSISYANFAGPFHEEATGSW, from the exons ATGTCTGATTCAAATAGTGAATCTATTAACACATCAATGTCTATCGATCTGTCTAGTCCTTTTTACCTGCATCCTTCTGACCGTCCTGGTCTGATATTAGTTTCAAAATCGTTTGATGGAACCGGATTTGGTGCTTGGAAGCGAGCAATGACCATTGCACTCTCAGCCAAGAACAAGTTAATTTTCGTCACTGGTGAACTTGTTCGACCTAATAATTCTTCTCAAATCGCTCTTTGGAATCGCT TAAATGGTGCCAAGTTTTATCAATTACAGAAGAATTTAGGAGAAATTGTTCAAGGTAATTGTGATATTGCAACATATTTCACTAAACTCAAGACAATTTGGGATGAACTGAATGCTATAAGTTTGATTCCATCATGTACCTGTGGTTCAGCTCATCTCATTGCAAAAAGAGATGAAGATCAGAGATTAATGCAGTTCCTAATGGGCCTAAATTCATGTTATGACACTGTTAGAGGTAACATTCTTATGATGCAGCCTTTGCCTACAATAAATCAAGCGTATGCACTTGTGATTCAAGATGAGAAGCAACGCGAAATTCATGCAGTTTCAATGTTTCCTTCTGAATCGGCCTCTATGAATGTTAATTCTCACATTCCAAGTAATCagtatggtagaaatgataacaagaaatctgttatCTGTTCAAACTGCAAAAAGAATGGGCATCATGCGAGTAAATGCTACAGGCTTATTGGTTTTCCAAAGGATTTCAAGTTTACTAAGTCTAGACGTGGTGCTGCCAATATGGTGGGAGATGAAAAGGACATGTCTGCTCAAGAATCCACAAATCCTTTTATTTCTAACTTTTCACAAGAAAATGCAACCACTGGTCCTTCTATTACTACCCAGCAGTATCATGACTTGATGCAATTGTTGCAAAGAACTCAAGTGAACAAAGAGTCAAACACACAACCTACTTCATCCATTAGCTATGCTAACTTCGCAG GCCCCTTCCATGAAGAGGCCACTGGCTCTTGGTGA